One genomic window of Sphingomonas ginsengisoli An et al. 2013 includes the following:
- a CDS encoding lytic transglycosylase domain-containing protein has translation MGIALGATAGAQVAHADVIELAADGSATLKAADRNSTTRLPSAAPSDLTDGPDVPVEALTLTNGPVGPPEYSAMLHQAAEAHGLSPALLEALVWQESRWHPAVRSRAGAIGLAQLMPGTARDLGVDPTDPTTNLYGGARYLRQQLDRFDGDVERALAAYNAGPGRVLRAAGVPRIAETQSYVRSIVDRLSRSTEAQGASR, from the coding sequence TTGGGCATCGCTCTCGGTGCGACTGCGGGAGCGCAGGTTGCCCACGCCGATGTGATCGAACTCGCGGCGGATGGCAGCGCGACGTTGAAGGCGGCCGACCGCAATTCAACGACGCGCCTGCCATCTGCAGCGCCTTCCGACCTTACCGACGGGCCCGATGTCCCGGTCGAGGCCTTGACGCTGACCAACGGCCCGGTCGGACCGCCGGAATACTCCGCCATGCTCCACCAGGCCGCCGAGGCGCACGGGCTCAGCCCTGCATTGCTCGAGGCATTGGTATGGCAGGAGAGCCGCTGGCATCCGGCGGTGCGCTCGCGCGCGGGGGCGATCGGGCTTGCCCAACTGATGCCGGGGACCGCTCGCGATCTCGGCGTCGATCCGACCGATCCCACCACCAATCTCTATGGCGGCGCGCGCTATCTCCGCCAGCAACTCGACCGCTTCGACGGCGATGTCGAGCGGGCACTGGCCGCCTACAACGCCGGGCCCGGCCGCGTGCTTCGTGCCGCGGGCGTTCCCCGGATCGCCGAAACTCAATCCTACGTCCGGTCGATCGTCGACCGGCTGTCCCGCTCAACGGAGGCACAAGGAGCATCACGATGA
- a CDS encoding TrbC/VirB2 family protein: protein MKTRFACLTGALLASASPAFAQAADPQGSGPIVAALHWLQGTLLGNVATAVAVIAVAMVGFMMLTGRLNWRFGATVIVGCFVLFGSAAIVTGIQSTASVTR, encoded by the coding sequence ATGAAGACGCGTTTTGCATGTCTGACAGGAGCGCTGCTGGCCAGCGCCTCACCGGCGTTTGCCCAGGCGGCCGACCCCCAGGGGTCCGGCCCGATCGTCGCGGCGCTGCATTGGCTGCAGGGAACCTTGCTTGGCAATGTCGCCACCGCGGTGGCTGTGATCGCCGTGGCGATGGTCGGCTTCATGATGCTGACGGGCCGCCTGAACTGGCGCTTCGGCGCGACGGTGATCGTCGGCTGCTTCGTGCTGTTCGGATCGGCGGCGATCGTGACGGGCATCCAGTCGACGGCGTCGGTAACGCGCTGA
- a CDS encoding type IV secretion system protein VirB3 yields the protein MTSLNSDPVFRALTRPQMFAGVTYSYFVINAAVTTEAFLITGSFLALPVALLVHGVGYLACLREPRVFDLWLTKVSRCPRVKNWKRWGCNSYAP from the coding sequence ATGACCAGCCTCAATAGCGATCCGGTCTTTCGCGCCCTCACCCGGCCGCAGATGTTCGCTGGCGTGACCTACAGCTATTTCGTGATCAATGCGGCGGTCACGACCGAGGCCTTCCTGATCACCGGCTCGTTCCTCGCGCTCCCCGTCGCCCTGCTGGTGCATGGCGTGGGATATCTGGCCTGCCTGCGCGAACCGCGCGTGTTCGACCTGTGGCTGACCAAGGTCAGCCGCTGCCCGCGGGTGAAGAACTGGAAGCGGTGGGGTTGCAACAGCTACGCCCCATGA
- a CDS encoding VirB4 family type IV secretion/conjugal transfer ATPase translates to MSRSAAPTGTARWARREQRAGDRLPYRRLLDAATVELRDGSLMRSIHVPGMAFETADVDELNHAHGVREMLLRSALDARFVIYRHIIRRPVSASLPAVEGPAFARHLDALWSDRLDRRQLFVNDQFLTLIRRPARGKTGWPERVMRKLSKGRAAEQDPKALRDLDAAATALVAGLQDYGARVLGAYEGPGGTCSEPLELLSALFNGELRPVLAPSADVDLGHHLPYSRVSFGLEAFEVRGPVGRSFCGTLSIKEYPATTRPGLVDGLLRLPYPLVLTESFAPADRQIAKERMDLAIRRLRATDEEATTERREMLGAKDALAAGQSSFGDHHLSLTLRVDDLPQLDEALAQAGAALADMGAIAVREDVNLEPSFWGQFPGNEAYVVRRAMISSANAAAFLSLHGFPLGLAEGNHWGDAAALFETTSATPYYFNFHENDLGNFTVIGPSGSGKTVVLNFLAAQAQRFSPRMVIFDKDRGAEIFVRAMEGHYAQLSTGRPTGFNPLQLPDTPHNRGFLRDWLGTLLQAHSGEEARTIADAVDASYEHDAAFRRLRHFRELLAGNSRPQEGDLVSRMGPWVGAGEHAWLFDNEHDELDLSRKLVSFDMTALLDSPQLRTPTMLYLFHRIDERLSGEPALILIDEGWKALDDPVFTGRIRDWMKTLRKRNALVGFGTQSARDALSSSISSAIVEQAATGIFMPNAKARAEDYCGGFGLSEHELELIRALPAHSRCFLVRHANHSVVVRLDLAGMPELLTVLSGREASVRRLDALRAIHGDDPALWYPLLVGESWPGDGEPMSLREAAE, encoded by the coding sequence ATGAGCCGCTCAGCCGCCCCGACCGGAACCGCGCGCTGGGCCAGGCGCGAACAGCGCGCGGGTGATCGGCTCCCCTATCGCCGTCTCCTCGATGCCGCGACGGTGGAGCTGCGCGACGGGTCGTTGATGCGCTCGATCCACGTCCCCGGCATGGCGTTCGAAACTGCCGATGTGGACGAACTCAACCACGCCCACGGCGTGCGCGAGATGCTCTTGCGCAGCGCGCTCGACGCGCGGTTCGTGATCTATCGCCACATCATCAGGCGCCCGGTGTCGGCATCGCTGCCCGCGGTCGAAGGCCCGGCGTTCGCCCGCCACCTCGACGCGCTGTGGAGCGACCGCCTCGACCGCCGCCAGCTGTTCGTCAACGATCAGTTCCTGACGCTGATCCGGCGCCCGGCGCGGGGCAAGACGGGTTGGCCCGAACGGGTCATGCGCAAGCTCAGCAAGGGACGAGCCGCCGAGCAGGACCCGAAGGCGCTGCGCGACCTCGATGCCGCCGCGACCGCGCTGGTCGCGGGGCTGCAGGATTATGGTGCGCGCGTGCTCGGTGCGTATGAGGGACCGGGCGGCACCTGTTCCGAGCCGCTCGAGCTGCTGTCGGCCTTGTTCAACGGTGAGTTGCGGCCGGTGCTCGCCCCGTCGGCCGACGTCGATCTTGGCCATCACCTGCCCTATTCGCGGGTTAGCTTCGGGCTCGAGGCGTTCGAAGTGCGGGGACCGGTCGGCCGCAGCTTCTGTGGGACGCTGTCGATCAAGGAATATCCGGCGACCACGCGCCCCGGACTGGTCGACGGGCTGCTGCGACTCCCTTACCCGTTGGTGCTGACCGAGAGCTTCGCTCCGGCCGATCGCCAGATCGCCAAGGAACGGATGGACCTCGCGATCCGGCGCCTTCGCGCAACCGACGAGGAAGCCACCACCGAGCGCCGCGAGATGCTCGGCGCCAAGGATGCGCTGGCGGCGGGGCAGTCTTCGTTTGGCGATCACCACCTCAGCTTGACCCTGCGGGTCGACGACCTTCCGCAGCTCGATGAGGCGCTGGCCCAGGCCGGTGCGGCGCTGGCGGACATGGGCGCGATCGCCGTGCGCGAGGACGTCAATCTCGAGCCGTCCTTCTGGGGCCAGTTCCCGGGCAACGAAGCCTATGTCGTCCGCCGCGCGATGATCTCGAGCGCGAATGCCGCCGCCTTTTTGTCGCTCCACGGTTTCCCGCTCGGACTGGCCGAGGGCAATCACTGGGGCGACGCCGCCGCGCTGTTCGAAACCACCAGCGCGACGCCTTATTATTTCAACTTCCACGAGAATGATCTGGGCAACTTCACGGTCATCGGCCCATCGGGTTCGGGCAAGACCGTGGTGCTCAACTTTCTCGCCGCGCAGGCGCAGCGATTCTCGCCGCGAATGGTGATTTTCGACAAGGATCGCGGCGCCGAAATCTTCGTCCGGGCGATGGAAGGCCACTACGCGCAATTGTCGACCGGTCGACCGACCGGGTTCAATCCGCTGCAACTGCCCGACACGCCGCACAACCGCGGCTTCCTGCGCGACTGGCTCGGCACCTTGTTGCAGGCCCATTCGGGCGAAGAGGCGCGCACGATCGCCGACGCCGTCGACGCCTCGTACGAGCACGACGCCGCGTTCCGGCGCCTGCGTCACTTCCGCGAGCTGCTGGCCGGCAACAGCCGTCCGCAAGAAGGCGACCTGGTATCGCGCATGGGGCCGTGGGTCGGTGCGGGCGAGCACGCCTGGCTGTTCGACAACGAGCACGACGAACTCGACCTCAGCCGCAAGCTCGTCAGCTTCGACATGACGGCGCTGCTCGACAGTCCGCAGCTGCGCACGCCGACCATGCTCTACCTGTTCCATCGGATCGATGAGCGGTTGAGCGGCGAGCCCGCGCTGATTCTGATCGACGAGGGCTGGAAGGCGCTCGACGATCCGGTCTTCACCGGTCGTATCCGCGACTGGATGAAGACGCTGCGCAAGCGCAATGCGCTGGTTGGCTTCGGCACCCAGTCGGCCCGCGACGCGCTGTCGAGCAGCATCAGCAGCGCGATCGTCGAGCAGGCGGCGACCGGTATCTTCATGCCCAACGCCAAGGCCCGCGCCGAAGATTATTGCGGCGGGTTCGGCCTGTCCGAACATGAGCTTGAACTGATCCGCGCCTTGCCGGCGCACAGTCGCTGCTTCCTCGTGCGGCACGCCAATCATTCGGTCGTCGTGCGGCTCGACCTTGCCGGAATGCCAGAGTTGCTCACTGTGCTGTCCGGACGCGAGGCCAGCGTGCGGCGGCTCGATGCCCTGCGGGCCATCCATGGTGACGATCCGGCGCTCTGGTACCCGCTGCTGGTGGGTGAGTCCTGGCCGGGGGATGGCGAGCCGATGAGCCTTCGGGAAGCCGCCGAGTGA
- a CDS encoding type IV secretion system protein has product MNACPALGVQDGAGIAEALRTVDCVSASAAQTAFGRLFGAGGGLGTALTLLLTLYVGLLAMNLLTGRSRLGLSMLTPRMLMLGLVLTFATSWVAYQSVVWNLLTGAPDQIASVVTGEQGSATVAFAHRLDTVFTAVGDAAEAANRPVPVSAVNGISPAPPQAHGWTAGDVLWMAALLLLLGTVGVLLVSRIALAALLALGPVFIVMALFRGTHGLFVGWLKGAVMFALVPLFTVLIGGAALQLLTPVVANLDGGDVTMRAAVTMFLGACVYAALMAIVLKVSATMVAGWRIGGGSRNDAAEAQTSAASVSAVATAPVATAGGATTYTNQRQPASDRVRSIVEATRVAANDSTERVGADHRTRTTVASVRLGDGERLPRFASGGDRRVDGVRGRFRAKPALVPGKPKS; this is encoded by the coding sequence GTGAACGCGTGCCCCGCCCTTGGCGTCCAGGATGGTGCCGGCATCGCCGAGGCCCTGCGCACCGTGGATTGCGTCTCGGCAAGCGCCGCGCAGACCGCCTTCGGCCGGCTGTTCGGCGCGGGTGGCGGCTTGGGGACCGCCCTGACCTTGCTGTTGACGCTGTACGTCGGGCTGCTGGCGATGAACCTGCTCACCGGTCGCTCGCGGCTGGGCCTCAGCATGCTGACGCCGCGGATGCTGATGCTCGGGCTCGTCCTGACCTTTGCGACCAGCTGGGTCGCCTACCAAAGCGTGGTCTGGAATCTGTTGACCGGCGCGCCTGATCAGATCGCGTCGGTGGTGACCGGTGAACAGGGGTCGGCAACCGTCGCCTTCGCGCATCGTCTCGACACGGTATTCACCGCGGTCGGCGATGCGGCCGAGGCGGCCAACCGCCCGGTCCCCGTGTCCGCGGTCAACGGGATCAGCCCGGCACCGCCCCAGGCGCATGGCTGGACCGCCGGCGACGTCCTGTGGATGGCCGCGCTATTGCTGCTGCTCGGCACGGTGGGGGTGTTGCTAGTCTCCCGCATCGCGCTCGCGGCGCTGCTGGCGCTCGGACCGGTCTTCATCGTCATGGCGCTGTTCCGTGGGACCCACGGATTGTTCGTCGGCTGGCTCAAGGGCGCGGTCATGTTCGCGCTGGTGCCGCTATTCACGGTGCTCATCGGCGGCGCCGCGCTGCAGCTGCTGACGCCAGTCGTCGCCAACCTCGACGGCGGCGACGTCACCATGCGCGCCGCCGTCACCATGTTCCTCGGCGCCTGCGTCTACGCCGCGCTGATGGCCATCGTATTGAAGGTCAGTGCGACCATGGTCGCGGGCTGGCGGATCGGTGGCGGCAGCCGCAACGACGCAGCCGAAGCCCAGACCAGCGCGGCATCGGTGTCGGCAGTCGCTACGGCTCCGGTCGCCACCGCTGGCGGCGCGACCACATACACGAACCAACGCCAGCCGGCCTCGGATCGCGTGCGCTCGATTGTCGAAGCGACTCGGGTCGCCGCCAACGATTCGACCGAGCGGGTCGGCGCCGACCACCGGACGCGCACCACCGTAGCGAGCGTCCGGCTCGGTGACGGCGAGCGCCTGCCGCGCTTCGCTTCGGGCGGCGACCGCCGGGTCGACGGCGTGCGCGGACGCTTTCGCGCCAAGCCTGCCCTCGTGCCGGGAAAGCCCAAGTCATGA
- a CDS encoding TrbG/VirB9 family P-type conjugative transfer protein gives MTRSILLLACLPLVLAAQPASADNRVRSVLYAPNHVFGFVGKPGFQSSIRFGDDERIENIAVGDSAAWQVTPNKRGNYLFIKPMVTGAHSNLMVITDQRTYLFDLNAPRGAQPVYALSFDYPAYPAPGSIQPPPVPAPAAPVRQATLTLLPKAAPERLDFAWNSSGAKSLRPGRVFSDPVAVYMSWPENLALPAVLVPAPDGTESPVSYKVDGGYIVVAGLPPQIIIRRGRERALVSAARPRSPVPTQTASSESRP, from the coding sequence ATGACCCGATCGATCCTCCTCCTCGCCTGTCTCCCGCTTGTCCTCGCGGCGCAGCCCGCCAGCGCAGACAACCGGGTGCGCAGCGTCCTCTACGCGCCCAATCACGTGTTCGGTTTCGTCGGCAAGCCTGGGTTCCAGAGCTCAATCCGGTTCGGCGACGACGAGCGGATCGAGAATATCGCGGTCGGTGACAGCGCCGCCTGGCAGGTCACGCCGAACAAGCGGGGCAACTACCTGTTCATCAAGCCGATGGTGACGGGTGCGCACAGCAACCTCATGGTCATCACCGACCAGCGCACCTACCTGTTCGACCTCAATGCGCCGCGCGGGGCGCAGCCGGTCTATGCCCTGAGCTTCGACTATCCGGCCTATCCGGCGCCGGGCTCGATCCAACCGCCGCCGGTCCCGGCGCCCGCGGCGCCCGTCCGGCAGGCCACGCTCACCTTGCTTCCGAAAGCCGCGCCGGAACGGCTCGATTTCGCCTGGAACAGCTCGGGCGCCAAATCCCTGCGGCCCGGTCGCGTCTTCAGCGATCCGGTGGCCGTCTACATGAGCTGGCCGGAAAACTTGGCACTGCCCGCGGTCCTCGTCCCCGCGCCGGACGGCACCGAAAGCCCGGTCAGCTACAAGGTCGACGGCGGTTACATCGTCGTTGCCGGCCTGCCGCCCCAGATCATCATCCGCCGGGGCCGTGAGCGCGCGCTCGTCAGCGCCGCGCGCCCGCGCTCACCCGTCCCGACCCAGACCGCCAGTTCGGAGAGCCGCCCGTGA
- a CDS encoding TrbI/VirB10 family protein encodes MKVADTTRILEPQGFRAPPGVRGHAVPYDPRADMDEGALIDASRIAYPAVAVTASRKDNVGLIAGGGVALLLGAATFFGLSSGRDARHAAVAAPPLNQVPTTPALVPPPPRPQLGVLDPSQTPATGSLVFHSPQTFPQVTPIGPAPAAATSLAERLRSPTLLFDNSGQVVTAPGPASGPTEASAPGRIAIRPAGGDEFASRADASAIDTAVARRMVDPASTVSQGTLIPAVLETAINSDLPGYVRAVVSQDVRSFDGSRILIPRSSRLVGQYKSGLAAGQTRAYVLWSRLIRPDGVSVAIASPGTDEAGQSGLAGQVDGHFFKRFGSALLLSVVGAASAIGTGGASLLISGGGASAAGVAAQQNGSIAPTVRVSQGQPIRVFTARDLDFSQVGAPGRL; translated from the coding sequence GTGAAGGTCGCTGACACCACCCGGATCCTCGAGCCGCAGGGCTTCCGCGCGCCGCCTGGGGTGCGCGGCCACGCCGTTCCTTACGATCCGCGCGCCGACATGGACGAGGGCGCGCTGATCGACGCCAGCCGCATCGCTTATCCCGCCGTGGCGGTGACGGCGTCGCGCAAGGATAATGTCGGTCTGATCGCCGGTGGCGGAGTCGCCCTGCTGCTCGGCGCCGCGACCTTTTTCGGTCTCAGTAGCGGACGTGATGCCCGCCATGCCGCGGTCGCTGCGCCTCCGCTGAATCAGGTGCCGACGACCCCGGCGCTGGTCCCGCCGCCGCCGCGACCGCAACTCGGCGTGCTCGATCCCTCGCAGACCCCGGCGACCGGCTCGCTCGTCTTCCATTCGCCGCAGACCTTTCCGCAGGTCACCCCCATCGGCCCGGCGCCGGCGGCGGCCACCAGCCTGGCCGAGCGGCTGCGCTCGCCGACATTGCTGTTCGACAATTCGGGACAGGTCGTCACTGCCCCCGGGCCGGCCTCGGGGCCGACCGAAGCGTCGGCGCCAGGACGCATCGCGATCCGTCCGGCCGGCGGGGACGAGTTCGCCAGCCGTGCCGACGCCTCGGCGATCGACACCGCCGTCGCGCGCCGAATGGTCGATCCCGCCAGCACGGTCAGCCAGGGAACGCTGATCCCCGCGGTCCTCGAAACCGCCATCAACAGCGACCTGCCGGGCTACGTCAGGGCTGTCGTCAGCCAGGACGTGCGCAGCTTCGACGGCAGCCGGATCCTCATCCCGCGCTCATCGCGTCTGGTCGGGCAGTATAAGAGCGGTCTCGCGGCCGGTCAGACCCGCGCTTACGTCTTGTGGTCGAGGCTGATCCGCCCCGACGGCGTGTCCGTCGCCATCGCGTCGCCCGGGACCGACGAGGCCGGGCAGAGCGGGCTTGCCGGCCAGGTCGACGGCCATTTCTTCAAGCGCTTCGGCTCGGCCCTGCTGCTCTCGGTGGTCGGGGCGGCATCGGCGATCGGGACCGGCGGCGCCTCGCTCCTGATTTCCGGTGGCGGAGCGAGCGCGGCGGGTGTTGCCGCCCAACAGAATGGCTCGATCGCGCCGACCGTACGGGTCAGCCAGGGCCAGCCCATCCGGGTCTTCACCGCCCGCGATCTCGATTTCTCGCAAGTCGGCGCACCGGGCCGGCTGTGA
- the virB11 gene encoding P-type DNA transfer ATPase VirB11, which translates to MTLLEPVLADTSAPVPAEAGGVYLSAYLRPFRAWLERDDISEIIVNASGELWIEAAGELDLRRVAAPEINDLLVKRLAEQVARTTNQGISRERPLLAATLPDGSRVQFVSPPATRSGWAMAIRRHRVVSAPLSAFASGPLPLRDQGTRLDPQQDPLGFIREAIRQRRTILVSGGTSSGKTTFLNAMIGEVPANERIILIEDTPEIRLPNPLSLGLVAVKGELGEALIGVNDLLQASLRLRPDRLVVGELRGPEAVSFLRAINTGHPGSFSTIHANNPSAALEQLGLMVMQAGLGLSRPDTLVYARSVIDVVVQLNRADGRRMITEILDLRTADTVAK; encoded by the coding sequence GTGACCCTCCTCGAACCGGTCCTGGCTGACACGTCCGCCCCGGTTCCGGCGGAGGCGGGGGGCGTCTATCTGTCCGCCTACCTCCGCCCGTTCCGCGCGTGGCTCGAACGCGACGACATCTCCGAGATCATCGTCAACGCGTCGGGCGAGTTGTGGATCGAGGCTGCGGGCGAACTCGACTTGAGGCGGGTCGCGGCGCCGGAAATCAACGACCTCCTCGTCAAGCGCTTGGCCGAACAGGTCGCCCGGACCACCAACCAGGGAATCAGCCGCGAGCGGCCGCTGCTGGCGGCGACCTTGCCCGACGGTTCCCGTGTGCAATTCGTGTCGCCGCCCGCCACCCGTTCAGGATGGGCGATGGCGATCCGGCGTCACCGCGTGGTCAGCGCACCGCTGTCGGCCTTCGCGTCCGGCCCACTGCCTCTACGCGACCAGGGGACACGGCTCGATCCGCAGCAGGATCCGCTCGGCTTCATCCGCGAGGCGATCCGCCAGCGGCGAACCATCCTCGTCAGCGGCGGAACGTCATCGGGGAAGACCACCTTCCTCAACGCGATGATCGGTGAGGTGCCGGCCAATGAGCGCATCATCCTGATCGAAGACACGCCGGAAATTCGCCTCCCGAACCCGCTCAGCCTCGGCCTCGTCGCGGTCAAGGGAGAATTGGGCGAGGCGCTGATCGGCGTCAATGACCTGCTTCAGGCCTCGCTTCGCCTGCGGCCGGACCGGCTGGTGGTCGGTGAGCTGCGCGGGCCCGAGGCCGTCAGCTTCCTGCGGGCGATCAACACCGGCCATCCCGGCTCATTCAGCACGATCCACGCAAACAATCCGAGTGCGGCGCTCGAACAACTGGGACTGATGGTGATGCAGGCAGGTCTTGGCCTGTCTCGGCCGGATACGCTTGTTTATGCGCGAAGCGTCATCGATGTGGTTGTACAACTGAACCGCGCCGATGGCCGCAGAATGATCACAGAGATTCTCGATCTCCGGACCGCTGATACTGTTGCAAAATAA
- a CDS encoding DksA/TraR family C4-type zinc finger protein, which yields MAGGWTRDGAVQDQIDDTVADAVLAARANMPSGASEPFCILCGDAIPEGRRRALPGVRTCVTCQSSRDRPPAAAFNRRGSKDSQLR from the coding sequence ATGGCCGGCGGCTGGACGCGCGATGGCGCGGTGCAGGATCAGATCGACGACACAGTGGCGGACGCGGTACTCGCTGCTCGGGCAAATATGCCCAGCGGAGCGAGCGAGCCCTTCTGTATCCTTTGCGGCGATGCCATCCCCGAGGGCCGGCGCCGGGCGCTGCCTGGAGTCCGGACCTGCGTCACCTGTCAGAGCAGCCGCGACCGGCCACCGGCGGCAGCGTTCAATCGGCGGGGAAGCAAGGACAGCCAGTTGCGGTGA
- a CDS encoding catalase family protein, whose amino-acid sequence MDTMRSITETTSKDNGHAVRSVHAKAHGVFAGELTVASGLPAELAQGLFGAPATFKVVMRLSTQPGDLLDDSVSAARGMAVKVLDVPGERLPDSRDETSQNFVLASDPAFAAPDAKKFLGSLKQLAATTDKAEWAKKALSATFRGLEGALEAVGGQSAMLKSMSGVPITHPLGDSYHSQTAFRFGDYIAKFALVPVSDNLTQLKGERVDVTDRPDALREEIRNTMIEQGGEWELRVQLCSDLEKMPVEDASVAWDEEASPYHTVARITVAPQLSVGTELQTLTDERTFFSPWHGLAAHQPLGSVNRARRRTYEMSADFRASFNGCPVHDAHAFMATPA is encoded by the coding sequence ATGGATACCATGCGCTCGATCACGGAGACGACCTCGAAAGACAACGGCCATGCCGTGCGATCCGTCCATGCCAAGGCGCACGGGGTCTTCGCGGGCGAGTTGACCGTTGCGTCTGGTCTGCCGGCAGAATTGGCGCAGGGATTGTTCGGGGCCCCCGCCACCTTCAAGGTCGTGATGCGGCTCTCGACCCAGCCCGGCGATCTCCTCGACGATTCGGTGTCCGCCGCCCGCGGCATGGCGGTGAAGGTGCTCGACGTACCGGGCGAGCGTCTGCCCGACAGTCGCGATGAAACGAGCCAGAACTTCGTCCTCGCCAGTGATCCGGCGTTCGCCGCACCGGACGCCAAGAAGTTTCTGGGTTCGCTCAAGCAACTCGCGGCGACGACCGACAAAGCGGAATGGGCCAAGAAGGCGCTCTCGGCGACGTTTCGCGGTCTCGAGGGCGCGCTCGAGGCGGTCGGCGGCCAGAGCGCCATGCTCAAGTCGATGAGCGGCGTTCCGATCACGCACCCGTTGGGTGACAGCTATCACAGTCAGACCGCCTTTCGCTTTGGCGACTATATTGCGAAGTTCGCGCTGGTGCCGGTGTCGGACAATCTGACGCAGCTCAAGGGCGAGCGCGTAGACGTCACGGACCGCCCCGACGCGCTTCGCGAAGAGATCCGCAATACGATGATCGAACAGGGCGGCGAATGGGAGCTGCGCGTACAGCTTTGCTCCGACCTCGAGAAGATGCCGGTCGAAGACGCTTCGGTCGCATGGGACGAGGAGGCGAGCCCCTATCACACCGTCGCCCGGATCACGGTCGCTCCGCAATTGTCAGTCGGCACCGAGCTCCAGACGCTGACCGACGAGCGGACGTTCTTCAGTCCGTGGCATGGGCTCGCAGCGCACCAACCGCTCGGTTCCGTCAATCGCGCGCGGCGCCGCACCTACGAGATGTCGGCCGATTTCCGTGCAAGCTTCAACGGCTGTCCCGTGCACGACGCGCACGCCTTCATGGCAACCCCCGCATGA